The following are encoded in a window of Sphaerisporangium siamense genomic DNA:
- a CDS encoding MBL fold metallo-hydrolase produces the protein MSDGPVTVERLVTSGTFTLDGGSWDVDNNVWLVGDGREVVVIDAAHDARAIAAAVGDRRLTAIVCTHGHNDHVNAAGELSDATGAPILLHPGDEVLWRMVYGPERRFEPLHDGQVIEVAGVELRVLHTPGHAPGAVSLYAPGLGTVFTGDTLFSGGPGATGRSYSSFGTIIDSIRDRLLVLPPETVVRTGHGDTTTIGAEAPDLEEWIARGH, from the coding sequence GTGAGCGACGGCCCGGTGACGGTCGAGCGCCTGGTCACCTCGGGGACGTTCACGCTGGACGGCGGGAGCTGGGACGTCGACAACAACGTGTGGCTGGTCGGCGACGGGCGCGAGGTGGTCGTGATCGACGCGGCGCACGACGCGCGGGCCATCGCCGCGGCCGTGGGGGACCGTCGCCTGACGGCGATCGTCTGTACGCACGGGCACAACGACCACGTCAACGCCGCCGGGGAGCTGTCCGACGCCACGGGCGCGCCGATCCTCCTGCACCCGGGCGACGAGGTCCTGTGGCGCATGGTGTACGGCCCTGAGCGGAGGTTCGAGCCGTTGCACGACGGCCAGGTGATCGAGGTCGCGGGCGTGGAGCTGCGCGTCCTGCACACGCCGGGCCACGCGCCGGGGGCGGTCAGCCTGTACGCCCCCGGCCTCGGCACGGTCTTCACCGGCGACACGCTGTTCTCCGGCGGCCCGGGGGCGACCGGGCGGTCGTACTCCTCGTTCGGGACGATCATCGACTCGATCCGGGACCGGCTGCTGGTCCTGCCGCCGGAGACGGTGGTGCGCACCGGGCACGGCGACACGACCACCATCGGGGCCGAGGCGCCCGACCTGGAGGAATGGATCGCCCGAGGTCACTGA
- a CDS encoding S-(hydroxymethyl)mycothiol dehydrogenase: MPYEVQGVVAAAKGEPVSLRTVIVPDPGPGEAVVDVQACGVCHTDLHYREGGINDDFPFLLGHEAAGVVSAVGPGVTQVAPGDYVILNWRAVCGNCRACLRGRPWYCFATHNATQKMTLEDGTPLSPALGIGAFASKTLVAAGQCTKVDPDARPAVAGLLGCGVMAGLGAALNTGGVTRGDSVAVIGCGGVGDAAILGASLAGASKVIAVDIDDRKLGQAGQFGATHTINSKTTDPVEAIRELTGGHGADVVIDAVGRPETYKQAFYARDLAGTVVLVGVPTPDMTLELPLLDVFGRGGSLKSSWYGDCLPSRDFPMLIDLYLQGRLNLDGFVSETIELDQVEEAFGKMHRGEVLRSVVVL, from the coding sequence ATGCCGTACGAAGTCCAGGGTGTGGTCGCCGCCGCCAAGGGTGAGCCGGTGTCGCTGCGCACGGTGATCGTCCCCGACCCCGGGCCGGGTGAGGCGGTGGTGGACGTGCAGGCGTGCGGGGTGTGCCACACCGACCTGCACTACCGCGAGGGCGGCATCAACGACGACTTCCCCTTCCTGCTCGGGCACGAGGCGGCGGGCGTCGTGTCGGCGGTGGGGCCAGGTGTCACGCAGGTCGCGCCGGGCGACTACGTGATCCTCAACTGGCGCGCCGTCTGCGGAAACTGCCGCGCCTGCCTGCGCGGCCGTCCGTGGTACTGCTTCGCCACGCACAACGCCACGCAGAAGATGACCCTGGAGGACGGCACGCCGCTCAGCCCCGCGCTCGGCATCGGCGCGTTCGCGTCCAAGACGCTGGTGGCCGCCGGGCAGTGCACCAAGGTGGATCCGGACGCCCGCCCCGCGGTGGCGGGGCTGCTCGGGTGCGGCGTGATGGCCGGTCTCGGCGCCGCGCTCAACACCGGCGGCGTGACCCGCGGCGACTCGGTGGCGGTGATCGGCTGCGGCGGCGTGGGCGACGCCGCGATCCTCGGCGCGTCGCTGGCGGGCGCCTCGAAGGTCATCGCGGTGGACATCGACGACCGCAAGCTCGGCCAGGCCGGCCAGTTCGGCGCCACGCACACGATCAACTCCAAGACCACCGACCCGGTGGAGGCGATCCGCGAGCTGACCGGCGGCCACGGCGCCGACGTCGTGATCGACGCGGTCGGCCGGCCGGAGACCTACAAGCAGGCGTTCTACGCGCGCGACCTGGCCGGGACGGTCGTGCTGGTCGGCGTGCCGACCCCGGACATGACCCTGGAGCTCCCGCTGCTGGACGTCTTCGGCCGCGGCGGGTCGCTCAAGTCGTCCTGGTACGGCGACTGCCTGCCGAGCCGCGACTTCCCGATGCTGATCGACCTCTACCTGCAGGGACGGCTGAACCTCGACGGGTTCGTCTCCGAGACCATCGAGCTGGACCAGGTCGAGGAGGCCTTCGGCAAGATGCACCGCGGCGAGGTGCTGCGCTCGGTGGTGGTCCTGTGA
- a CDS encoding PH domain-containing protein translates to MGLPEHHLTTGERVIHSFHPHWKRLVVPFLALLLVVAASSLAFLYIPTDYEYVRFAWLAVAVVSVVALILWSFIPYLRWKTTSYTLSTHRFNISTGILNKSTDDIPLAKVNSVSSDQTFVERLLRCGTLVVESASDKGEIVLRDIPRIQTVRAELFRLVEDASDGEIDGK, encoded by the coding sequence ATGGGTCTCCCTGAACACCACCTGACGACCGGCGAGCGGGTCATCCACTCGTTCCACCCGCACTGGAAGCGGCTCGTCGTCCCGTTCCTCGCGCTGCTTCTCGTCGTGGCGGCCTCCAGCCTGGCGTTCCTCTATATCCCGACCGACTACGAGTACGTCCGTTTCGCGTGGCTGGCGGTCGCCGTCGTGTCCGTGGTGGCGCTGATCCTCTGGTCGTTCATCCCGTACCTGCGCTGGAAGACGACCTCGTACACGCTCAGCACCCATCGCTTCAACATCAGCACCGGCATTCTGAACAAGTCCACCGACGACATCCCGCTGGCCAAGGTCAACAGCGTGAGCTCCGACCAGACGTTCGTCGAGCGGCTGCTCCGCTGCGGCACGCTCGTGGTGGAGTCGGCCTCCGACAAGGGCGAGATCGTGCTCAGGGACATCCCGAGGATCCAGACGGTGCGCGCGGAGCTGTTCCGGCTAGTCGAGGACGCCTCCGACGGGGAGATCGACGGGAAGTGA
- a CDS encoding biotin--[acetyl-CoA-carboxylase] ligase encodes MLDSPYTDLDRPPLSQAALTRALVRPDGLWSRLTVVDRTGSTNADLAQAARDGAREGAVLIAEVQLAGRGRLGRVWTAPARSGLTFSLLLRPSPPPARQGWLPLLVGMAAASAVRRVAGVDVRLKWPNDLLAGERKLAGVLAERVEGAVVIGMGLNVSVREDELPVPTATSLVLEDAECADRDPLIRAVLREVETHYREWAAAGGDADACGLRAAYLGMSATVGQDVRVELPGERVLTGRATGVDALGHLLVEADGEERALSAGDVVHVRRT; translated from the coding sequence GTGCTTGACTCGCCGTACACCGATCTCGACCGGCCGCCGTTGTCGCAGGCGGCGCTGACCCGCGCGCTCGTCCGGCCGGACGGCCTGTGGTCCCGGCTGACCGTCGTGGACCGCACCGGCTCGACCAACGCCGACCTGGCGCAGGCGGCCCGCGACGGCGCGCGCGAGGGCGCCGTGCTGATCGCCGAGGTCCAGCTCGCGGGGCGCGGGCGTCTCGGCCGGGTGTGGACGGCGCCGGCGCGCTCGGGCCTGACGTTCTCGCTGCTGCTGCGGCCCTCGCCGCCCCCGGCCCGCCAGGGCTGGCTGCCGCTGCTGGTGGGGATGGCGGCGGCGTCGGCGGTCCGCCGGGTGGCGGGCGTGGACGTCCGGTTGAAATGGCCGAACGACCTGCTCGCCGGCGAGCGCAAGCTGGCCGGGGTGCTCGCCGAGCGGGTCGAGGGCGCCGTGGTGATCGGCATGGGGCTGAACGTCTCGGTGCGGGAGGACGAACTGCCCGTTCCCACCGCGACCTCCCTGGTGCTGGAGGACGCCGAGTGCGCCGACCGCGACCCGCTGATCCGCGCGGTGCTGCGCGAGGTCGAGACCCACTACCGCGAGTGGGCGGCGGCCGGGGGTGACGCGGACGCCTGCGGGCTGCGCGCCGCCTACCTCGGCATGAGCGCGACCGTGGGTCAGGACGTCCGGGTGGAGCTGCCCGGCGAGCGCGTCCTCACGGGCCGGGCCACGGGCGTGGACGCCCTCGGCCACCTGCTCGTCGAGGCGGACGGTGAGGAGCGCGCGCTGAGCGCGGGCGACGTCGTCCACGTGCGCCGCACCTGA
- a CDS encoding FdhF/YdeP family oxidoreductase, translating into MSKRLDPRNWASWKPFGIGERKPNNYLELWKAFRSVKGNRRYAWRILNQGTCDGCALGTKGMRDWTMPEIHLCNIRLRLLKLNTMPALDTGALADVAPLAGKSSAALRDLGRLPHPMLRRRGEPGFTRVSWDEALDLAAGQVRDRRLGVYLTSRGMPNENYFAAQKAVRALGTNSIDNAARICHSPSTVALKETIGAAATTCSYTDWIGSDLIVFVGSNPSNNQPVAMKYLYHAKKAGTRIAMVNAYREPGMERYWVPSNAESALFGTKITDHFFGVNVGGDIGFLNGVLKHLIENDWLDKAFVDEHTAGFEQARAAVAAQSWEELEALSGATRAQMYELATLLSEAKSAVLVWSMGITQHTYGEDNVRAIVNLALARGFVGRDNCGLMPIRGHSGVQGGAEMGAYATGLPGGLPVTPENAEAFSRKWGFEVPTTPGLTATDMIDAAHARELDALISSGGNFLEVLPDPEYCREALSRLSLRVHIDIVLSSQMLVESEGDVLLLPAQTRYEMAGGVTETSTERRVIFSPEIEGPRVGEAWPEWKIFTELAARARPELADRVRYPGGTPEIRRDIEAAVPSYAGIAGLAEFGDNVQYGGRHLCPGGRFPTPDGLGRFSAVAIPALERPDGSFMVATRRGKQFNSMVHERRDGFNGATREAVLISPYDADRLGLPDGERVELTGAAGRFTGRVLRAPLTPGNLQIHWPEGNVLLDASRRSPDARIPDYNAVVTLRKAGA; encoded by the coding sequence GTGAGCAAGCGACTGGACCCCCGGAACTGGGCGAGCTGGAAGCCCTTCGGCATCGGCGAGCGCAAGCCCAACAACTACCTCGAACTGTGGAAGGCGTTCCGCTCGGTCAAGGGCAACCGCCGCTACGCGTGGCGCATCCTGAACCAGGGCACGTGCGACGGCTGCGCGCTCGGCACCAAGGGCATGCGCGACTGGACCATGCCCGAGATCCACCTGTGCAACATCCGCCTGCGGCTGCTGAAGCTCAACACCATGCCCGCGCTCGACACCGGCGCGCTGGCCGACGTCGCCCCGCTGGCCGGCAAGAGCAGCGCGGCGCTGCGCGACCTCGGCCGCCTGCCGCACCCCATGCTGCGGCGCCGCGGCGAGCCCGGGTTCACCCGCGTGAGCTGGGACGAGGCCCTGGACCTCGCCGCCGGGCAGGTGCGCGACCGCCGGCTCGGGGTGTACCTGACCAGCCGGGGCATGCCCAACGAGAACTACTTCGCCGCGCAGAAGGCCGTGCGGGCGCTCGGCACCAACTCGATCGACAACGCCGCGCGCATCTGCCACTCGCCCTCGACGGTCGCGCTCAAGGAGACCATCGGCGCCGCCGCCACCACCTGCTCCTACACGGACTGGATCGGCTCCGACCTGATCGTCTTCGTCGGCTCCAACCCGTCCAACAACCAGCCGGTCGCGATGAAGTACCTGTACCACGCCAAGAAGGCGGGCACCCGTATCGCGATGGTCAACGCCTACCGCGAGCCGGGCATGGAGCGGTACTGGGTGCCGTCCAACGCCGAGTCCGCCCTGTTCGGCACCAAGATCACCGACCATTTCTTCGGCGTCAACGTCGGCGGCGACATCGGTTTCCTCAACGGCGTGCTCAAGCACCTGATTGAGAACGACTGGCTGGACAAGGCGTTCGTCGACGAGCACACCGCCGGCTTCGAGCAGGCGCGCGCCGCGGTGGCCGCGCAGTCCTGGGAGGAGCTGGAGGCGCTGAGCGGCGCCACCCGCGCCCAGATGTACGAGCTGGCCACGCTGCTGAGCGAGGCGAAGTCGGCCGTCCTGGTCTGGTCGATGGGCATCACCCAGCACACCTACGGCGAGGACAACGTCCGCGCCATCGTCAACCTCGCGCTGGCGCGCGGCTTCGTCGGGCGCGACAACTGCGGGCTCATGCCGATCCGCGGGCACAGCGGGGTGCAGGGCGGCGCCGAGATGGGCGCGTACGCGACCGGGCTGCCCGGCGGCCTGCCCGTCACGCCGGAGAACGCCGAGGCGTTCAGCCGGAAGTGGGGCTTCGAGGTGCCCACCACCCCCGGGCTGACCGCCACCGACATGATCGACGCCGCGCACGCGCGCGAGCTGGACGCGCTGATCTCCTCGGGCGGCAACTTCCTGGAGGTCCTCCCCGACCCGGAGTACTGCCGCGAGGCGCTGTCCCGGCTGTCGCTGCGCGTCCACATCGACATCGTCCTGTCCAGCCAGATGCTGGTGGAGTCCGAGGGCGACGTGCTGCTGCTCCCCGCGCAGACCCGGTACGAGATGGCGGGCGGGGTCACCGAGACCTCCACCGAGCGCCGCGTGATCTTCTCCCCGGAGATCGAGGGGCCGCGCGTCGGCGAGGCGTGGCCCGAGTGGAAGATCTTCACCGAGCTGGCCGCCCGCGCCCGGCCCGAGCTCGCCGACCGGGTGCGCTACCCCGGCGGCACGCCCGAGATCCGGCGCGACATCGAGGCCGCGGTGCCGTCCTACGCGGGCATCGCCGGGCTCGCCGAGTTCGGGGACAACGTGCAGTACGGCGGGCGGCACCTGTGCCCCGGCGGGCGCTTCCCCACCCCGGACGGCCTCGGCCGCTTCTCCGCCGTGGCGATCCCGGCGCTGGAACGGCCGGACGGCTCGTTCATGGTGGCCACGCGGCGCGGCAAGCAGTTCAACAGCATGGTCCACGAGCGGCGCGACGGCTTCAACGGCGCGACCCGCGAGGCCGTCCTGATCAGCCCCTACGACGCCGACCGGCTCGGACTGCCCGACGGCGAGCGGGTGGAGCTGACCGGGGCCGCGGGACGCTTCACCGGGCGCGTGCTGCGGGCCCCGCTGACCCCCGGCAACCTGCAGATCCACTGGCCCGAGGGCAACGTCCTGCTGGACGCCTCGCGCCGCTCCCCCGACGCCCGCATCCCCGACTACAACGCCGTGGTGACCCTCCGCAAGGCCGGCGCATGA
- the fdhD gene encoding formate dehydrogenase accessory sulfurtransferase FdhD translates to MTTGERAPHAHRPPPEGARGAGAPGHQRTAALPPASEDDAETPLRSAGGVRPGPTTRVRVREVSGTSARDRRDDLATEEPLEIRITAGGRTRTLAVTMRTPGADFELAAGFLAAEGIVHPDPRNTVTSAAIASIAYCTDEDLPPEARYNTVTVRLDSPVLPELPNMHRHFMTSSACGVCGTASLDALRARQATLPRTTPASFPPVPAETLYELPRRLRKAQGIFGKTGGLHAAGLFTPDGSLLALREDVGRHNAVDKLIGWALLSGRLPLTSSILMVSGRTSYEIMQKALSAGLPMVCGVSAPSSLAVALAHDFALTLIGFLREERFNIYTGQERVITP, encoded by the coding sequence ATGACCACCGGAGAACGCGCTCCCCACGCTCACCGGCCACCCCCGGAGGGCGCACGGGGAGCCGGCGCCCCCGGCCACCAGCGGACGGCCGCGCTCCCGCCCGCTTCGGAGGATGACGCCGAGACTCCGCTGCGATCGGCGGGCGGCGTACGTCCCGGGCCCACGACCCGGGTGCGGGTGCGCGAGGTGTCGGGGACGTCCGCGCGGGACCGGCGCGACGACCTCGCCACGGAGGAGCCGCTGGAGATCAGGATCACCGCGGGCGGCCGGACCCGCACCCTGGCCGTCACCATGCGCACTCCCGGCGCCGACTTCGAACTCGCCGCCGGCTTCCTCGCCGCCGAGGGCATCGTCCACCCCGATCCGCGGAACACCGTCACCTCGGCGGCCATCGCCTCGATCGCCTACTGCACGGACGAGGACCTCCCGCCGGAGGCGCGCTACAACACCGTGACGGTTCGCCTGGACAGCCCGGTGTTGCCTGAACTGCCCAACATGCACCGGCATTTCATGACGTCAAGCGCTTGCGGGGTCTGTGGCACGGCCAGCCTGGACGCCCTGCGCGCCCGCCAGGCCACCCTTCCCCGCACGACGCCCGCCTCTTTCCCGCCCGTCCCGGCCGAGACCCTGTACGAGCTGCCCCGGCGCCTGCGGAAGGCCCAGGGGATCTTCGGCAAGACCGGCGGCCTGCACGCCGCCGGCCTGTTCACCCCGGACGGCTCCCTGCTCGCCCTCCGCGAGGACGTCGGCCGCCACAACGCCGTGGACAAGCTGATCGGCTGGGCCCTCCTCTCGGGCCGCCTCCCGCTCACCTCCTCCATCCTCATGGTGAGCGGCCGCACCAGCTACGAGATCATGCAAAAGGCCCTCTCCGCCGGCCTCCCCATGGTCTGCGGCGTCTCGGCCCCCTCGTCCCTGGCCGTAGCCCTGGCCCACGACTTCGCCCTGACCCTCATCGGCTTCCTCAGAGAGGAACGCTTCAACATCTACACCGGCCAGGAACGGGTCATCACCCCATGA
- a CDS encoding NYN domain-containing protein produces MPELAGIIFFWGIVADRVILFLDYQNVYKGARSCFHPGVAASHTYGQVHPIRLGRALVENSPYQRELVEVRVYRGRPAANRDPKGYGACMRQLRSWATDSRVEPITRSLRYPRGWPDRCQPGDKPQEKGIDVALAIDFVRLAMEGRYDVGILMSTDTDLKPALEIVDSMRGTGGPRPEVAAWSGDRTHTRRLAISGANIWCHWLDADVYKQVRDLTNYAVKS; encoded by the coding sequence ATGCCTGAACTGGCGGGGATTATTTTTTTTTGGGGCATCGTGGCCGATCGAGTGATCCTGTTCCTTGATTACCAAAATGTCTATAAAGGAGCCCGATCCTGCTTTCATCCTGGCGTGGCGGCATCGCATACGTATGGGCAGGTGCATCCCATCCGACTCGGTCGCGCGTTGGTCGAGAACAGCCCCTACCAGCGGGAACTGGTCGAGGTCCGGGTCTACCGGGGCAGACCCGCGGCGAACCGCGACCCCAAAGGGTATGGCGCATGTATGCGTCAACTCCGGAGCTGGGCGACGGACTCCCGGGTCGAACCCATCACCCGGAGTCTGCGCTATCCGCGCGGATGGCCTGATCGCTGTCAACCTGGGGACAAACCGCAGGAAAAGGGCATTGATGTGGCGCTGGCCATTGATTTCGTCAGGCTCGCGATGGAAGGCCGTTATGACGTCGGCATTCTGATGTCCACGGACACAGACCTCAAGCCCGCCCTGGAGATCGTCGATTCCATGCGTGGAACGGGAGGGCCCCGTCCAGAGGTCGCGGCGTGGAGCGGTGACCGCACGCACACCAGGCGTCTCGCGATCTCAGGGGCCAACATCTGGTGTCACTGGCTGGACGCGGACGTGTACAAACAGGTGAGAGATCTCACCAACTACGCCGTGAAATCGTGA
- a CDS encoding phosphoenolpyruvate carboxylase gives MAATASQQADRSSAERNSAVSEMPDELRADVRMLGESLGRVIAEDGGPDLLSDVERLRKAVIAARRREVSVDEVAAMVAAWPIERSVQIARAFTCYFHLVNLAEEHYRIRILRSRDTGDSTVPDSLAQAVAELKHDLGDEELSRLIADLEYRPVLTAHPTEARRRAVATAIQRVSAQLAEYNAPDRGAQERQEARRRLLEEIDLLWRTAQLRHTKLDPLDEVRTAMSAFDETLFRTVPRVYRALDTALAGGSGTREPRARAFIRYGSWIGGDRDGNPNVTARVTREAVLIQADHVLTALENAATRIGRALTVAATYGPPGQDLAGLLAQAADDHPELASELATRAPGEPHRQWLLFVAARIAATRRRDLDLAYRSPEELLRDLRACQASLVAGGAARQAYGELQHLIWQVETFGFHLAELEVRQHSQVHATALEEVRAGKTSERTEEVLATIRMIAWIQERFGPRACHRYVVSFTRSSEDIAAVYELAEHALGARAPVLDVVPLFESGEDLANSADVLTGMLALPAVQRRLAEGGRRLEVMLGYSDSAKELGPAAATLKLYDAQAELAAWALANDVRLTLFHGRGGALGRGGGPANRAVLAQAPGSVAGRFKVTEQGEVIFARYGHPAIALRHIEQVTNAVLLASTPSVEARTGDAAARYRLLAERVASASERAYRSLTEAPGFPEWFGLVSPLEEIGSLRLGSRPARRGLGAPKSLDDLRAIPWVFAWAQTRVNLPGWYGLGSGLLAATRTADDSGTAERPQAGPDERPEIGPGIEELRRAYREWPLFASLLDNAEMSLAKTDRQIAARYLALGGRQDFADQVLAEYDLTRELVLAVTGHSRLLESRRVLSRAVQLRDPYVDALSHLQLRALSSLRSPDDLPDDERERLETLLLLTVNGVAAGLQNTG, from the coding sequence ATGGCCGCCACCGCATCCCAGCAGGCAGACCGTTCCTCCGCCGAACGGAACAGCGCCGTCTCCGAGATGCCCGACGAGCTGCGCGCCGACGTGCGCATGCTCGGTGAGTCGTTGGGCCGGGTGATCGCCGAGGACGGCGGGCCCGATCTGTTGTCCGATGTCGAACGCCTCCGCAAAGCCGTGATCGCCGCGCGCAGGCGAGAGGTCTCCGTGGACGAGGTGGCCGCCATGGTCGCCGCCTGGCCGATCGAGCGCAGCGTGCAGATCGCCCGGGCCTTCACCTGCTACTTCCACCTCGTCAACCTCGCCGAGGAGCACTACAGGATCCGCATCCTGAGGTCCAGGGACACCGGCGACTCCACCGTGCCCGACTCCCTGGCCCAGGCCGTCGCCGAGCTGAAGCACGACCTCGGCGACGAGGAGCTGAGCCGCCTCATCGCCGACCTCGAATACCGCCCCGTGCTCACCGCCCACCCCACCGAGGCCCGCCGCCGCGCGGTCGCCACGGCCATCCAGCGCGTCAGCGCCCAGCTCGCCGAGTACAACGCCCCCGACCGCGGAGCCCAGGAACGGCAGGAGGCCCGCCGCCGCCTGCTGGAAGAGATCGACCTGCTGTGGCGCACGGCCCAGCTCCGGCACACCAAGCTGGACCCGCTGGACGAGGTCCGCACCGCCATGTCCGCCTTCGACGAGACGCTGTTCCGCACGGTCCCGCGTGTCTACCGGGCCCTGGACACCGCGCTCGCCGGCGGCTCAGGCACCCGCGAGCCCCGCGCCAGGGCGTTCATCCGCTACGGAAGCTGGATCGGCGGCGACCGGGACGGCAACCCCAACGTCACCGCCCGCGTCACCCGCGAGGCCGTGCTCATCCAGGCCGACCACGTGCTCACCGCCCTGGAGAACGCCGCCACCCGCATCGGGCGCGCCCTCACCGTCGCCGCCACCTACGGCCCTCCGGGCCAGGACCTCGCCGGCCTGCTCGCCCAGGCCGCCGACGACCACCCCGAGCTGGCCTCCGAGCTGGCCACCCGCGCGCCCGGCGAGCCGCACCGCCAGTGGCTGCTGTTCGTCGCCGCGCGCATCGCCGCGACCCGCCGCCGCGACCTCGACCTCGCCTACCGCTCGCCCGAGGAGCTCCTGCGCGACCTGCGGGCCTGCCAGGCGTCCCTGGTCGCCGGCGGTGCCGCGCGCCAGGCGTACGGCGAGCTGCAGCACCTGATCTGGCAGGTCGAGACGTTCGGGTTCCACCTCGCCGAGCTGGAGGTCCGCCAGCACTCCCAGGTCCACGCCACCGCCCTTGAGGAGGTCCGGGCGGGGAAGACCTCCGAGCGCACCGAGGAGGTCCTGGCGACGATCCGTATGATCGCCTGGATCCAGGAGCGCTTCGGGCCCCGCGCCTGCCACCGCTACGTCGTGTCCTTCACCCGGTCCTCCGAGGACATCGCCGCCGTCTACGAGCTGGCCGAACACGCCCTCGGCGCCCGCGCGCCCGTCCTCGACGTCGTCCCCCTGTTCGAGTCCGGGGAGGACCTGGCCAACTCCGCGGACGTGCTCACCGGCATGCTCGCCCTGCCCGCCGTCCAGCGGCGCCTGGCCGAGGGCGGGCGGCGCCTGGAGGTCATGCTCGGCTACTCCGACTCCGCCAAGGAGCTCGGCCCCGCCGCCGCCACCCTCAAGCTCTACGACGCCCAGGCCGAGCTGGCCGCGTGGGCGCTCGCCAACGACGTCCGTCTCACGCTCTTCCACGGCCGCGGCGGCGCGCTCGGCCGGGGCGGCGGCCCCGCCAACCGCGCCGTGCTCGCCCAGGCCCCCGGGTCGGTCGCGGGCCGCTTCAAGGTCACCGAGCAGGGCGAGGTCATCTTCGCCCGGTACGGCCACCCGGCCATCGCGCTGCGCCACATCGAGCAGGTCACCAACGCCGTCCTGCTCGCCTCCACCCCCTCGGTCGAGGCCCGCACAGGCGACGCCGCGGCCCGCTACCGCCTGCTGGCCGAACGCGTGGCCTCCGCCTCCGAGCGCGCCTACCGCTCCCTGACCGAGGCGCCCGGGTTCCCCGAGTGGTTCGGCCTGGTCAGCCCGCTGGAGGAGATCGGCTCCCTGCGCCTCGGCTCCCGCCCGGCCCGGCGCGGCCTCGGCGCTCCCAAGTCCCTGGACGACCTGCGGGCCATCCCCTGGGTCTTCGCCTGGGCCCAGACGCGCGTCAACCTCCCCGGCTGGTACGGCCTCGGCAGCGGCCTCCTCGCCGCCACGAGAACCGCCGACGACTCGGGGACCGCCGAGCGGCCCCAGGCCGGGCCGGACGAGCGGCCCGAGATCGGGCCGGGCATCGAGGAACTGCGGCGCGCCTACCGCGAATGGCCGCTGTTCGCCTCGCTCCTGGACAACGCCGAGATGTCCCTGGCCAAGACCGACCGCCAGATCGCCGCCCGCTACCTCGCCCTCGGCGGCCGCCAGGACTTCGCCGACCAGGTCCTCGCCGAGTACGACCTGACCCGCGAGCTGGTCCTGGCCGTCACCGGCCACTCCCGTCTGCTGGAGAGCAGGCGCGTCCTCTCCCGGGCCGTCCAACTCCGCGACCCCTACGTCGACGCCCTCTCCCACCTCCAACTCCGCGCCCTCTCCTCCCTCCGCTCCCCCGACGACCTCCCCGACGACGAACGCGAACGTCTGGAAACCCTCCTCCTCCTCACCGTCAACGGCGTGGCCGCCGGCCTCCAGAACACCGGCTGA
- a CDS encoding ABC transporter ATP-binding protein: MTDLAGAPGPVEPGGSPPAVRTRGLFKRFGAQVAVAGVDLVVPRGGFAGLVGPNGAGKTTTLSMITGLLRPDGGTAEVAGVDVWRDPVAVKSQVGVLPEGLRLFERLSGRELLSYNGQIRGIPKDEVARRAEELLKVMDLTGAADKLVVDYSTGMRKKIGLAAALLHNPKVLFLDEPFEGVDPVSANTLVEVLRRYTASGSTIVFSSHVMELVERLCDWVSVMNLGRIVAQGPLAEVRGGGTLNAAILDLVGARGNGEEGLSWLGSSSG; encoded by the coding sequence ATGACCGACCTCGCCGGCGCGCCCGGTCCCGTGGAGCCCGGCGGGTCGCCCCCGGCCGTCCGCACGCGCGGCCTGTTCAAGCGGTTCGGCGCGCAGGTCGCGGTCGCCGGAGTCGACCTGGTGGTGCCGCGCGGCGGCTTCGCCGGCCTCGTCGGGCCGAACGGCGCGGGGAAGACCACCACCCTCAGCATGATCACGGGCCTGCTGCGGCCGGACGGCGGCACCGCCGAGGTCGCGGGCGTGGACGTCTGGCGGGACCCGGTCGCGGTGAAGTCCCAGGTCGGGGTGCTCCCCGAGGGGCTGCGCCTGTTCGAGCGGCTGTCCGGGCGCGAGCTGCTGTCCTACAACGGCCAGATCCGCGGCATCCCCAAGGACGAGGTCGCCCGGCGCGCGGAGGAACTGCTCAAGGTCATGGACCTGACCGGGGCGGCCGACAAGCTCGTGGTCGACTACTCGACCGGCATGCGCAAGAAGATCGGCCTGGCCGCCGCCCTGCTGCACAACCCGAAGGTGCTCTTCCTCGACGAGCCCTTCGAGGGCGTCGACCCGGTCAGCGCCAACACGCTGGTCGAGGTGCTCCGGCGCTACACCGCCTCCGGCTCGACGATCGTGTTCTCCAGCCACGTCATGGAGCTGGTCGAGCGGCTGTGCGACTGGGTGTCGGTGATGAACCTCGGGCGCATCGTCGCCCAGGGGCCCCTCGCCGAGGTCCGCGGCGGCGGCACGCTCAACGCGGCGATCCTCGACCTGGTCGGCGCGCGCGGCAACGGCGAGGAGGGCCTGTCGTGGCTCGGCTCTTCATCCGGCTGA